A genomic window from Corticium candelabrum chromosome 8, ooCorCand1.1, whole genome shotgun sequence includes:
- the LOC134183160 gene encoding transmembrane protein 234 homolog — protein MMDSSTGMLLRLLFVAFLWGISNPLIKVGSVGVESIKRSDAMRQVLAQIAFLVTSLRFIVPFLLNQIGSVLFVIILGDADLSVAVPFVNALSLVITAITGLMLGEKLNRVSVLGMSLVVSGVSVCTYASRTA, from the exons ATGATGGACTCAAGTACAG GCATGCTTCTACGCTTGCTGTTTGTCGCGTTTCTCTGGGGGATCAGCAATCCGTTGATCAAAGTGGGAAGTGTTGGGGTGGAGAGCATCAAGAGGTCTGATGCCATGAGACAGGTTTTAGCTCAGATAGCTTTCCTTGTGACCAGTCTTCGG TTTATAGTGCCATTCCTTCTTAATCAGATCGGATCAGTGCTATTTGTCATTATTCTCGGAGATGCAG ATCTGTCAGTAGCCGTGCCGTTCGTGAATGCATTATCACTTGTCATAACAGCCATCACAGGTCTGATGCTTGGCGAGAAGCTAAACAGAG TGTCGGTATTGGGAATGAGTCTGGTTGTCTCTGGTGTGAGCGTGTGTACGTATGCAAGCAGGACAGCATAG
- the LOC134183159 gene encoding uncharacterized protein C8orf74 homolog isoform X1: METRVLSEKQLRRYASLKTPKEKRSVLAEYLNLSNIDEDDDLRSACLVDFIHENVDFAVSSGFTWKECIAFNTLMQDLLKETAGLPSLVAATSHTKDKLYHQMSSFSSRTIKLITVYIFSSYLTHFRLFQFVFTCARDTDQMTRHLTVDCPTDFMSMRDGKEESAWLKEQELQSIDKKREQRLKTMEVKREQELQGIEILRHKLLNEVDVGVSDIPDVTQLATQAVQDQLNATSRILYGEIEDHGSRMNVHMETLALKSPVFAPALESTLSVPLIGKTPSGGTVSMPTKGKASPKPAQSKKNEKKKKGKN; encoded by the exons ATGGAAACGAGAGTGCTATCTGAAAAGCAATTGCGGCGTTACGCTTCTCTGAAGACTCCTAAAGAAAAGCGGAGCGTTTTGGCCGAGTATTTGAACTTGTCTAATATCGATGAAGATGACGATCTACGTTCAGCCTGTCTAGTTGACTTCATTCACGAAAACGTGGACTTCGCAGTTTCGAGCGGCTTCACATGGAAGGAATGCATTGCTTTCAATACGTTGATGCAAGATCTACTGAAAGAGACCGCAG GTCTTCCCAGCTTAGTGGCAGCTACTAGTCACACTAAAGACAAACTTTACCATCAAATGTCATCGTTTAGTTCTCGGACTATCAAGCTAATCACTGTATATATCTTCTCATCATATCTCACTCACTTTCGATTGTTTCAATTTGTTTTCACTTGTGCACGTGACACAGACCAGATGACGAGGCATCTTACGGTCGACTGTCCAACAGACTTCATGAGCATGCGCGATGGCAAGGAAGAGTCTGCATGGTTGAAGGAACAAGAACTGCAATCGATTGATAAGAAACGCGAACAGAGGCTTAAAACTATGGAGGTAAAACGAGAGCAAGAGTTGCAGGGAATCGAAATATTGAGACATAAATTACTCAATGAAGTGGATGTAGGCGTGTCTGACATACCGGATGTCACACAGCTGGCTACTCAAGCAGTACAAGACCAATTGAATGCAACATCTCGCATACTGTATGGAGAAATTGAAGACCACGGGTCAAGAATGAACGTACACATGGAAACACTGGCATTGAAGTCTCCAGTGTTTGCACCAGCTTTAGAGTCGACTTTGTCAGTTCCTTTGATCGGGAAGACACCTTCTGGTGGTACTGTGAGCATGCCCACCAAAGGAAAAGCATCACCAAAACCTGCACAATCAAAAAAGAACGAGAAGAAAAAGAAGGGAAAGAACTGA
- the LOC134183159 gene encoding uncharacterized protein LOC134183159 isoform X2, with protein MQDLLKETAGLPSLVAATSHTKDKLYHQMSSFSSRTIKLITVYIFSSYLTHFRLFQFVFTCARDTDQMTRHLTVDCPTDFMSMRDGKEESAWLKEQELQSIDKKREQRLKTMEVKREQELQGIEILRHKLLNEVDVGVSDIPDVTQLATQAVQDQLNATSRILYGEIEDHGSRMNVHMETLALKSPVFAPALESTLSVPLIGKTPSGGTVSMPTKGKASPKPAQSKKNEKKKKGKN; from the exons ATGCAAGATCTACTGAAAGAGACCGCAG GTCTTCCCAGCTTAGTGGCAGCTACTAGTCACACTAAAGACAAACTTTACCATCAAATGTCATCGTTTAGTTCTCGGACTATCAAGCTAATCACTGTATATATCTTCTCATCATATCTCACTCACTTTCGATTGTTTCAATTTGTTTTCACTTGTGCACGTGACACAGACCAGATGACGAGGCATCTTACGGTCGACTGTCCAACAGACTTCATGAGCATGCGCGATGGCAAGGAAGAGTCTGCATGGTTGAAGGAACAAGAACTGCAATCGATTGATAAGAAACGCGAACAGAGGCTTAAAACTATGGAGGTAAAACGAGAGCAAGAGTTGCAGGGAATCGAAATATTGAGACATAAATTACTCAATGAAGTGGATGTAGGCGTGTCTGACATACCGGATGTCACACAGCTGGCTACTCAAGCAGTACAAGACCAATTGAATGCAACATCTCGCATACTGTATGGAGAAATTGAAGACCACGGGTCAAGAATGAACGTACACATGGAAACACTGGCATTGAAGTCTCCAGTGTTTGCACCAGCTTTAGAGTCGACTTTGTCAGTTCCTTTGATCGGGAAGACACCTTCTGGTGGTACTGTGAGCATGCCCACCAAAGGAAAAGCATCACCAAAACCTGCACAATCAAAAAAGAACGAGAAGAAAAAGAAGGGAAAGAACTGA
- the LOC134183417 gene encoding calcium and integrin-binding protein 1-like gives MGGVCTHQTVFSDEELEEYSNLTYFSKAEVLYAFKRFSMLDPVRVAQNRNAKLTMRTILNNLNELSVNPFKERICKVFSSSGNGDLTFEDFLDMMSVFSEEAPKSLKIQWAFRVYDFDDDRRLNRKDLQILLSQLCGQDAELLDDDKRLSTRDQREIVDQILQEGDLDQDDSLSFPEFEILISKCPEFLNTFRIKL, from the exons ATGGGCGGTGTTTGCACTCATCAGACTGTCTTCTCGGATGAAGAACTAGAAGAGTATTCG AATCTGACTTACTTTAGTAAGGCGGAAGTTCTCTA TGCTTTCAAGCGGTTTTCGATGTTGGATCCTGTTCGTGTCGCACAAAATAGAAATGCCAAGTTGACAATGAGGACAATACTCAATAACTTGAATGAGCTTAGT GTTAATCCGTTTAAGGAGCGTATTTGTAAGGTATTTTCAAGCTCTGGAAATGGAGACCTGACTTTTGAGGATTTCCTTGACATGATGTCAGTATTCAGTGAGGAG GCACCGAAATCATTAAAAATTCAGTGGGCATTTCGAGTGTACGACTTCGATGATGACAGAAGGCTTAACCGGAAAGACCTACAGATATTATTGAGCCAACTCTGTGGACAGGATGCTGAACTTCTAGATGACGATAAACGGTTAAGCACAAGAGATCAGAGGGAGATTGTTGATCAG ATATTGCAAGAAGGTGATCTGGATCAGGACGACTCACTGAGTTTCCCTGAGTTTGAAATTCTCATCTCCAAATGTCCTGAATTTCTCAACACATTCAGAATTAAGCTCTGA
- the LOC134183416 gene encoding BTB/POZ domain-containing protein 10-like, producing the protein MADSQDEEVSSIISPPLSRGSPVPILKTSSSRSQVLDSPPPRKRLHLCYVATSDSEVSQEEALASTETITDGERPTTEPQENSSSERLTLIVDGTRFVVSRRQLVAHPDTMLGRMFGTGLDTGVTKATARGEYLVAQGVTSEIFRTILAYYKNGVMQCPAIVNIADLKEACQYFLVPFSTDTVKCYNLRSLMHELSDDGARHRFEVFLESSLISTLAKAAQTGDRECHVVILKDEDCVNWDPDYPPNTGEEYLQIVRNTNMVRFLKYLENRDVAKHVLKERGLKKIRLGIEGYPTHMEKLKHRQNSDRPEVIYNYIQRPFIRMSWEKEEAKSRHVDFQCVKAKADVPPDAEAGALLSDPTWD; encoded by the exons ATGGCGGATAGTCAAGACGAGGAGGTTTCTTCAATCAtctctcctcctctctctcGAGGCTCTCCCGTTCCCATTCTAAAAACGAGCTCATCAAGAAGTCAAGTACTCGACTCTCCTCCTCCCCGTAAACGTCTCCACTTGTGTTATGTCGCCACGTCAGACAGTGAAGTGAGTCAAGAAGAGGCGCTCGCCTCGACGGAGACGATTACGGACGGCGAACGGCCGACGACGGAGCCGCAAGAGAATTCGTCGAGCGAGCGGCTTACGCTGATTGTCGATGGCACTCGATTTGTTGTGTCTCGTCGACAGCTTGTGGCTCATCCTGATACGATGCTGGGAAG aaTGTTTGGTACCGGGTTGGACACGGGAGTAACAAAGGCTACTGCACGAGGCGAGTATCTCGTCGCACAAGGCGTGACATCAGAGATATTTCGAACCATCCTG GCGTATTACAAGAACGGTGTAATGCAGTGTCCTGCAATAGTCAATATTGCTGATTTGAAGGAAGCATGTCAGTACTTTCTCGTCCCTTTCTCGACGGACACCGTCAAGTGTTATAATCTCA GGTCGTTGATGCATGAACTGTCTGACGATGGTGCAAGACATCGTTTTGAAGTGTTTCTTGAATCGAGTTTAATTTCAACTCTTGCAAAGGCTGCACAG ACTGGTGACAGAGAGTGTCATGTTGTAATCCTGAAAGACGAAGACTGTGTGAATTGGGATCCAGACTATCCACCTAACACAGGAGAAGAGTATCTACAAA TCGTTCGCAATACAAACATGGTCCGCTTCCTCAAATATTTGGAAAATCGAGATGTCGCTAAGCATGTGTTGAAAGAGAGAGGACTGAAGAAGATACGTCTTGGGATAGAAG GTTACCCGACTCACATGGAAAAGCTAAAGCATCGTCAAAACAGCGATCGTCCCGAAGTCATCTACAACTACATCCAGCGTCCCTTCATTCGCATGTCGTGGGAAAAGGAAGAGGCAAAGAGTCGCCACGTCGACTTCCAGTGTGTCAAAGCAAAGGCAGACGTACCACCCGACGCTGAAGCAGGAGCATTACTTTCAGACCCAACGTGGGACTAG
- the LOC134183016 gene encoding NIPA-like protein 2 — MSSSNLSSTEVAVYTVSPFEGKTSQHVDLRLYRSSSRLLVGSSWRYTHQYNNWRSKVTGCKAYKDTEVKQKYWWLILIPMILGELGNSFALAFCDISLVVPLRSTIAVGIVTVFIASFLLIAFSSPISIIASGESLFDCFFSTSSFVYMGVVTVGLGVLSLIYANSMWIHPVLVITLAAILGSLAVVFIKIVSSLLVLTLVGFNQLANGISYLAVFVLIVILTCQMKLFNKIVHLFQSPEIMFVNCVVFTIASSVGGICVYQELNQFSFIQVLVYMFGFALSLCGVYCTSIDGRHARRELVSSIKLQHSALLALMEKPTEVTPQPPDDTQHLYLNEFLT, encoded by the exons ATGTCGTCTTCCAATCTCTCATCAACTGAAGTCG CTGTTTACACCGTCTCTCCGTTTGAAGGGAAAACATCCCAACACGTTGATCTGCGTCTCTACC GGTCATCTAGTCGGCTGCTTGTTGGCTCTAGCTGGAGATATACTCATCAGTATAAC AACTGGAGATCGAAGGTGACCGGTTGCAAGGCTTACAAAGACACAGAAGTAAAACAGAAATATTGGTG GTTAATACTTATTCCCATGATTCTAGGAGAGCTCGGAAACTCCTTTGCGCTTGCGTTTTGTGACATCTCTCTGGTTGTTCCGCTCAGATCGACCATTGCAGTTG GTATCGTAACTGTTTTTATAGCTTCATTTCTTCTTATAGCGTTTTCTTCACCA ATAAGCATTATAGCGAGTGGTGAAAGTCTCTTCGACTGCTTCTTTTCTACTTCTTCCTTTGTGTATATG GGTGTCGTTACTGTCGGTTTGGGTGTGCTGTCGCTGATTTATGCTAATAGCATGTGGATACATCCAGTGCTCGTGATAACCTTAGCGGCAATTTTGG GTTCACTGGCTGTAGTATTTATCAAAATCGTTTCGTCTCTGCTCGTCTTGACTCTAGTCGGGTTCAATCAACTGGCAAATGGAATCTCCTACCTCGCCGTTTTTGTCCTCATCGTAATTCTGACATGCCAAATGAA ATTGTTTAACAAAATTGTTCATCTGTTTCAATCGCCAGAGATAATGTTCGTCAACTGTGTTGTCTTTACGATTGCATCTTCTGTTGGag GAATATGTGTGTATCAAGAGCTCAACCAGTTTAGTTTTATTCAAGTACTCGTGTACATGTTTGG GTTTGCATTGAGTTTGTGTGGCGTGTATTGCACTAGCATTGATGGCAGACATGCGAGACGTGAACTTGTCTCGTCCATCAAACTTCAACATTCAG CTTTGTTGGCACTAATGGAAAAACCTACGGAAGTGACACCTCAGCCGCCTGATGACACACAGCATCTGTATCTCAACGAGTTTTTAACTTAA
- the LOC134183017 gene encoding uncharacterized protein LOC134183017, producing MSGPLQQLIGPTKARLLRYFDEANTIFERNVEDEEDIKDIDVRISQLVDLSSRIQKGCRLLERCNNDWANIMKDLQGDDRTAEEQIYASVVEGETGFIAVLLDCHDMEAKIETQLSRLDSLKKQHIAKVELEPAPRLGEKDPNVVQAEAIQAIREAIEAMTHDHRRERPKSVTLPKLQLPTFDGDVLHWQEFWDMFQSSVNTQELPSVTKFTYLKGILRGQAAAAISGIAVTEENYDIALRTLRDKYGRKDVIVESLYASFQKIPIASNEFADVQHTYDAIERILKQLETHEDVNHRRLLIPQILSKFHVDTVTKLEESKKPSEIWTVKSVREALKHYVKIRENVHRRTSNTKKMSNQQSRVMERRSSSEALSVAASIRPVDTEKHTTLLPCVFCNDKHYNENCAEYKSLPARKQRLRELGRCFICLQKGHTFTEYCNRHLRKCYYCKQSGHHNRALCPRKTNNSKKRFESVAVTTDIQLPKTQDDGDSTCSGASNTTQNLAIGENVLLQTVQSLVVANDQSVMSRLLLDSASHRTFMTKRLAKKLHLPVERKESLSVSTFAANHSKELDTYVVKFDVILKDGSSVKLEANVLKQLTRPIHRRPLQSSDIQFLKALSPECLADSIPETSETANIDILIGADYFWQFINGHKIVLPSGMFLIPSKFGYLRTGKYPEIADDHNKRIHTCYVMTQMSRAISELNFHSVPDTVTIQHNSLEDFWSLEAIGIKDTPYTNDDDVALERFNTTILFQNGRYQITWPWKSGHKCYLPDNISLAFGRMKSLSKRLQNDRSLLNRYDQVIKDQLNQGIIERVTETESSSVKHYLPHHPVLTPTKETTKLRIVYDGSSKPRKELKSLNECLHRGPILLPNLCGLLLRFRTHKIPVLADIEKAFLQIEIQPKERDVTRFLWFKDVMKPDEIEGNLATYRFCRVPFGLICSPFLLEGTLKFHLQREGSLIAKSIAENIYVDNILVGADSPANAYQLFERARQIFKEATMN from the coding sequence ATGTCTGGACCATTACAACAGCTGATCGGGCCGACAAAGGCAAGACTTCTGCGATATTTCGATGAAGCAAATACGATCTTTGAGAGAAACGTTGAGGACGAAGAGGATATAAAAGATATCGACGTAAGAATTTCGCAATTGGTAGACCTTTCGAGTCGAATTCAGAAAGGATGTAGATTATTGGAGAGATGTAATAATGATTGGGCTAATATTATGAAGGATCTACAGGGCGATGACCGGACTGCAGAAGAACAGATATACGCTTCTGTGGTTGAAGGCGAAACTGGCTTCATTGCGGTTTTACTTGATTGTCATGATATGGAAGCCAAGATTGAAACCCAACTTTCTCGACTCGATAGCTTGAAGAAACAACATATAGCAAAGGTGGAGCTGGAGCCGGCACCTAGACTAGGCGAGAAAGATCCAAATGTTGTGCAAGCTGAAGCAATTCAAGCGATCAGAGAAGCCATTGAAGCAATGACCCATGACCACAGACGTGAGAGACCAAAATCTGTTACTTTACCGAAACTCCAACTACCGACATTTGATGGAGATGTTCTCCATTGGCAGGAATTCTGGGACATGTTTCAGTCATCGGTTAACACGCAAGAGCTTCCATCTGTCACTAAGTTTACTTATTTGAAAGGAATCCTTAGAGGGCAAGCAGCAGCTGCTATTTCAGGAATAGCTGTCACGGAAGAGAACTATGACATAGCACTTCGCACACTTCGAGACAAATACGGAAGAAAGGATGTCATTGTTGAGAGTCTGTACGCTTCATTTCAGAAGATACCGATTGCTTCAAACGAATTTGCAGATGTTCAACATACATATGATGCGATTGAGCGGATCTTGAAACAACTCGAGACACATGAAGATGTCAATCATCGGCGTCTGCTTATACCACAAATTCTGTCAAAGTTTCACGTGGATACCGTTACAAAATTGGAGGAATCTAAAAAACCAAGTGAAATCTGGACAGTTAAATCTGTAAGAGAAGCTTTGAAGCACTATGTAAAGATTCGTGAGAATGTCCACCGACGAACGAGCAATACAAAGAAAATGAGTAATCAACAATCTCGAGTGATGGAGAGGCGATCTTCTTCAGAAGCACTCTCGGTTGCTGCTTCAATTCGACCAGTCGACACAGAGAAGCACACAACATTATTACCTTGCGTTTTCTGCAATgacaaacattacaatgaaAATTGTGCAGAATACAAGTCATTGCCGGCAAGGAAACAACGACTCCGTGAGTTGGGACGATGTTTTATCTGTCTTCAGAAAGGACATACCTTCACGGAGTACTGTAACAGACATCTACGTAAGTGCTATTACTGTAAACAATCGGGCCATCACAACCGAGCCTTATGTCCTCGGAAGACCAATAACAGCAAGAAGCGATTCGAATCAGTTGCCGTAACAACTGATATACAATTACCAAAGACTCAAGATGACGGGGATTCCACTTGCAGTGGTGCTTCGAATACTACTCAGAATTTAGCAATTGGTGAAAACGTTTTGCTCCAAACAGTACAGTCTCTAGTTGTAGCAAATGACCAATCTGTTATGTCACGCCTTCTTTTGGATTCTGCAAGCCACCGTACCTTTATGACGAAAAGGTTAGCGAAGAAATTACATCTTCCCGTGGAACGAAAGGAATCACTTTCTGTATCAACCTTTGCAGCAAATCACTCAAAGGAACTCGACACATACGTTGTCAAATTTGATGTCATTCTGAAAGATGGTTCATCAGTTAAGCTGGAAGCAAACGTGCTCAAACAGCTTACAAGACCAATTCATCGGAGACCACTGCAGTCTTCTGATATTCAATTTCTCAAGGCTCTTTCCCCCGAATGTCTAGCTGACTCAATTCCTGAAACTTCTGAAACTGCTAATATTGACATATTGATAGGAGCTGACTATTTCTGGCAATTCATCAATGGCCACAAAATTGTTCTACCCTCGGGAATGTTTTTGATTCCATCAAAATTTGGATATTTACGCACAGGCAAGTATCCCGAGATAGCTGATGACCACAATAAACGTATCCATACCTGTTATGTGATGACTCAAATGAGTCGGGCGATCTCTGAATTAAACTTCCACTCTGTTCCCGACACAgtgacaatacaacacaacagtctaGAAGACTTTTGGAGTCTTGAAGCTATTGGAATCAAAGACACTCCATACacaaatgatgatgatgttgctCTTGAACGCTTTAATACAACCATTTTGTTTCAAAATGGACGATATCAAATAACGTGGCCATGGAAATCAGGACACAAATGCTACCTTCCTGATAACATCTCTCTAGCCTTTGGAAGAATGAAATCATTGTCCAAACGACTACAAAATGATAGATCACTTCTCAATCGCTATGACCAAGTTATAAAAGATCAATTGAACCAAGGAATAATTGAAAGAGTAACCGAGACCGAATCAAGTTCTGTAAAACACTATTTGCCGCATCATCCAGTCTTAACCCCAACGAAGGAAACAACCAAACTACGAATTGTTTATGATGGATCTTCAAAACCAAGAAAGGAACTCAAGAGTCTCAACGAGTGTTTACACAGAGGACCCATTCTTCTACCGAATCTATGTGGTCTTCTGCTAAGATTTCGAACTCACAAGATACCTGTTCTAGCTGACATTGAAAAGGcttttcttcaaattgaaaTACAGCCAAAGGAAAGAGACGTTACAAGGTTTCTGTGGTttaaagacgtcatgaaaccTGACGAGATAGAAGGAAACCTTGCAACATACCGGTTCTGCAGAGTACCATTTGGGTTGATTTGCAGTCCCTTTCTGTTAGAGGGAACTCTGAAATTTCATCTTCAAAGGGAAGGAAGTTTAATAGCCAAATCTATTGCTGAGAACATATATGTTGACAACATTTTAGTTGGAGCAGATTCTCCTGCTAATGCTTATCAACTGTTTGAAAGAGCAAGACAAATATTCAAAGAAGCCACTATGAACTGA
- the LOC134183018 gene encoding uncharacterized protein LOC134183018 codes for MLPSDQHTTKREILQDIARIYDPLGLIAPVTFYGKVFMQKLWKANVSWDEKLSPRHCDEWSQICNKFQSLSTLKIPRLSGTIGKDSHCQVVVFNNASIKSYAAAVYLLVKNGESIKVNLVFSKMRLTPIQSAVANEEHQKKGKKLTLPRLELLSTVIGVRAGNFVKDQLKLQNSKLIVFTDSQCVLHFLKTPKPLSTFVGNRIKEIRQSNAVFRYVPSNQNPADFATRGMSASELEKIRLWWHGPEWLTLSVNSWPNYNVPEVSTQTLDYLESETNKSNKIYVATNFTKKCKADLESNECDNSPFRIDEKRFSSLQKLIRVTSYCVRFIQKRIWSVLRKETQETMSSRYVLIKQVFREHSSYATDQVHSVCMARILWEYAVQNRQHLNVLNDMRKGKRNNLQRQLGLQIDEWGLLRCHGRYSNANLSFNAKYPKLIPRLEYFTHLVIKDAHERMLHSGVYHTLAQVRQEYWIPQGPILVKEGRDRVKFWVCLFTCLAIRAIHLEWIRNLTASQFLCCFRRFVARRGKPRHIISDNASQFKLTAKVLDRQWQQMIDSDEVLYYCSSENITWKFITEAAPWQGGFYERLVGLVKRALRKSIGRKLLDWDELATLLTEIEAIINTRPLTYVFEDFESEFPLTPAHFLSHHAHLGVPGPTTEDVNDEEYQPNRDTSYALERK; via the exons ATGCTACCGTCAGACCAACACACTACCAAACGAGAAATTCTCCAGGATATTGCACGAATCTACGATCCTTTAGGACTAATTGCACCTGTGACCTTCTATGGAAAGGTTTTCATGCAGAAACTATGGAAAGCCAATGTGTCCTGGGATGAGAAACTTTCACCTCGTCATTGTGACGAGTGGAGTCAAATTTGCAACAAATTTCAATCTCTTTCCACCTTAAAAATTCCAAGATTATCTGGAACGATTGGAAAAGACTCTCATTGTCAGGTAGTGGTATTTAATAATGCCTCTATAAAATCTTATGCTGCAGCCGTTTATCTCCTTGTCAAGAATGGAGAGAGTATCAAAGTGaatcttgtgttttcaaaaatgcgtttgactCCGATTCAATCAGCTGTTGCAAACGAAGAACATCaaaagaaaggaaagaaacTTACGTTACCACGACTTGAGTTACTATCAACAGTGATTGGAGTCAGAGCTGGAAACTTTGTTAAAGATCAGCTGAAGCTTCAGAACTCTAAACTAATAGTATTTACTGATTCTCAGTGCGTCCTACACTTTTTGAAAACACCCAAGCCGTTATCAACCTTTGTTGGCAACAGAATCAAGGAGATACGACAAAGTAATGCTGTTTTCCGCTATGTTCCATCAAATCAAAATCCAGCAGATTTTGCAACAAGAGGTATGTCTGCTTCAGAGTTGGAGAAAATTCGATTATGGTGGCACGGACCAGAATGGCTGACACTTTCTGTTAATTCGTGGCCAAACTACAATGTTCCAGAAGTAAGTACTCAGACGTTGGACTATCTTGAGTCAGAGACAAATAAGTCCAACAAAATTTACGTTGCTACCAACTTTACAAAGAAGTGTAAAGCTGACTTAGAATCGAATGAATGTGACAATTCACCCTTCCGAATTGATGAGAAGCGTTTTTCTTCTCTCCAGAAATTGATTCGTGTGACAAGCTACTGTGTAAGATTTATACAAAAGAGAATTTGGAGCGTTTTGAGAAAGGAGACACAAGAAACTATGTCTTCAAGATATGTACTGATCAAACAAGTGTTCAGAGAACATTCAAGTTACGCTACCGACCAAGTTCACAGCGTTTGTATGGCGCGTATTCTCTGGGAATATGCAGTTCAGAATAGACAACATCTCAATGTGTTGAATGATATGAGAAAGGGGAAAAGAAACAACTTACAACGACAACTTGGACTCCAGATAGACGAATGGGGTCTGCTGAGATGTCATGGACGGTATTCAAATGCAAATCTTTCCTTTAACGCAAAATATCCTAAACTAATTCCTCGTTTGGAATATTTTACACATTTGGTAATCAAGGACGCTCATGAACGGATGCTTCACAGTGGAGTTTATCATACATTAGCACAAGTCAGACAAGAGTACTGGATTCCCCAAG GACCCATTTTGGTAAAGGAAGGACGGGATCGTGTGAAATTCTGGGTCTGTCTATTCACTTGTCTTGCAATTCGAGCAATCCATCTCGAATGGATTAGAAATCTAACAGCAAGCCAATTTCTTTGTTGCTTTCGACGATTTGTTGCCAGGAGAGGCAAACCACGTCATATTATATCTGACAACGCCTCTCAGTTTAAACTAACTGCAAAGGTTTTGGATCGTCAGTGGCAACAGATGATTGACAGTGATGAAGTACTTTACTATTGCTCATCTGAAAATATCACCTGGAAATTTATTACGGAAGCTGCTCCTTGGCAAGGTGGATTCTATGAACGTTTAGTTGGACTAGTGAAACGAGCACTTAGAAAGTCGATAGGGAGAAAACTACTTGATTGGGACGAATTGGCAACTCTTCTTACAGAAATCGAAGCTATTATAAACACAAGACCTCTGACATACGTGTTTGAAGACTTTGAATCAGAATTTCCATTAACTCCTGCTCACTTCTTATCTCATCACGCGCATCTCGGAGTACCTGGACCTACTACTGAAGATGTGAATGATGAGGAATACCAGCCTAATAGGGACACTTCCTATGCGTTggaaagaaaatga